The Siniperca chuatsi isolate FFG_IHB_CAS linkage group LG2, ASM2008510v1, whole genome shotgun sequence genome window below encodes:
- the znf831 gene encoding zinc finger protein 831 produces METGKPGLANAPVHINSIAAQTEKRMDIQAPLTAVYIHTVPALPAQPYPQLPAASREPATLHLAMPPLYCKETLPFLTLHIAGGLQSQPGLTLAAAAPAARPKSAGKHMCPHCGRDCMKPSVLEKHLRCHTGERPYPCTTCGISFKTQSNLYKHKRTQAHARLSSESEQSSLGSLDSMSSSRETCTSSLSLDERSKESGSMERDATLPAAEMPASTAKVYSVKTQGSVSEQNELTPAGHKTEPNESAKVTIEGEKQRMENKRPLLTASRHLPLQRQEATLFSKQWESSVSRGKSQSHESTDSGFSESSDHFPSPGSILPDHSMDSLTESTKELDETTSTHTPSERGHGRHEPKDTAREQEQKTLEERISKLISENTAVVEDKQLENVRPRKTVLSKQGSIDLPMPYTYKDSFHFDMRISKTPNVGLQRNRKPGFYSSVPTQGSSTMQHAPLTRSNSLPFSVTLLQPERGSPTSSYQRDYVTLVRRGSSGQINPTGFEIKPVNQQSSTHRPLVRQTAVDCNHATDGLFVNSSVEEACTGSLSCDGDGGDICGEPSNRKFRRKKTQKFAYNKWYMYGGGTFKKLYNAEKDGDDGVIKGRKCSTNPEHEVVQGLQKRSAVHKEIVTTIDSTINFTSSSATVCHPGCPPAKLPLVSAVDFNLKTSQLHTSCSSLKTPLQRNLSLSVLPLASIGSLVSHKTDSRSRAEAGTLIKEEKHTDSSSQLCGAHIPSDRKKQKTDDKIICPPEMEPDPNTLSHPPPSVTGNEPQQDKNLSYINLQKNQKHTQLKGALFPPCIINANVSTSTATSTPSSAKTSFLPKYQLKLPNAAEPDSNPSPHVVDKPTGTDGHTFTSSLSSSHTEQTSPSVTTSEKKKDDPVTSPLMQSCEIKKTNAFSSTQGQLLLPCTATTLIQAETSRLNQNATSSLTVVDRQFSASTITTTCLQDYQAGLCSTSIQPSKSAGGLPTPVAPVVVNFPATPTITTTNNQISAAAITAVSQGQTNPNPPVSHTQLSPASDQLSPMNKAYASSNTPIVPCHIVPFDQMQPAAQNVFHVHTADLQICLQIISDEQLALIEPQIERQAGSTLSQRWEAVAPEVIQNKAQSSVTMESSNEGRDHQRPGHQKELDQTESLLTLNMERIKPPLSVQFGEAAPNLHLTKHSNSTQATVSAESKPPEALGLSRRPHTHGHVNTVTETQSSTGNVMSTALKGVKSGRRQASDEEHALSLNRCAEEQLLLDRRVSQGGLVSQTLSGQHKLSMTSLSPSTVNQNSTRSEILGKESQHKLKNQGASCNVGTMKAKGEASAYKSSRLKSGEAHPPLKVGLDQASVAACADELSGSVSSFSINKYNASRQLCPQASIYCSNSVESKLPEALNSFKHANMGCDRVGPLDNSALSQEMTLSESQDVISSAHSAKLGLFTSASPNIQVERPKDIPAVLTSIQSTTAGLMVGASLVGCAAQKKPQKGDTDWRPKHSQEAGETNHQCMEGQGGGVVGVDKNGGIKTDEVPGHRCKAESNCRYTCLQDMTKPEREDKKVQVDSFKTPWLSEQHLQHIPQTYSGMSEYPPQSTQQVPRMSNNLTLPARSSQTCLFNSPQSSLDMNNFYFSQQNWESSIIHNQQTQILCESNSSQHIKAQAQLTEAQNVFSRIESSPQETQTFSHQDQKQEQKQTSITLSFQQGNTTAGNNITAVSCCTKLTLGSHKSLSLPPDVKTPSSACPSQVSHSVQVSKATAGLTGDTEASNNNVLDNNTVLPSKPFTYQGPDDYQDTKDNAPYDFTSQSSTSGRPDITNKYQSFFLAGQLHGCQPAECLTSGVRPVQSCQDNTEDTSSSDDEGKLIIEL; encoded by the exons ATGGAGACTGGCAAGCCAGGATTGGCGAATGCTCCGGTGCACATCAACTCCATCGCAGcgcagacagagaaaaggatgGACATCCAGGCCCCGCTGACGGCTGTTTACATCCACACAGTGCCTGCTCTACCAGCGCAGCCTTACCCCCAGCTTCCTGCAGCTTCCCGGGAGCCAGCCACACTCCATCTGGCCATGCCGCCGCTTTACTGCAAGGAGACGCTTCCCTTTCTGACACTCCATATTGCTGGTGGGCTGCAGTCTCAGCCAGGATTGACTCTGgcagctgctgctcctgcagCCAGACCCAAGTCGGCAGGAAAGCACATGTGTCCTCACTGTGGACGGGACTGTATGAAGCCCAGCGTGCTGGAGAAGCATCTGCGCTGCCACACCGGGGAGCGGCCTTACCCCTGCACCACTTGTGGCATTTCTTTCAAGACTCAGAGCAACCTCTACAAACATAAGCGTACTCAGGCTCATGCTCGCCTCTCGTCTgaatcagagcagagcagccTGGGCAGCCTAGACAGCATGTCCAGCTCCAGAGAGACGTGTACCTCCAGTTTGTCTCTGGATGAGCGCAGCAAGGAGTCAGGCAGCATGGAAAGGGATGCCACACTACCTGCTGCTGAGATGCCAGCCAGTACTGCAAAAGTCTACTCTGTAAAGACACAAGGTTCTGTCAGTGAACAGAATGAGTTGACCCCTGCAGGTCATAAGACAGAACCAAATGAAAGTGCAAAGGTAACAATAGAAGGGGAAAAACAGAGGATGGAAAACAAAAGGCCTCTGCTGACTGCAAGTCGACATCTTCCCCTTCAGAGACAAGAAGCCACTCTGTTCTCCAAGCAGTGGGAGAGCTCTGTATCCAGAGGAAAATCGCAGAGCCATGAGAGCACCGACTCAGGCTTCAGTGAGAGCAGTGACCACTTCCCAAGCCCCGGCAGCATTTTACCTGACCACAGTATGGATTCCCTCACCGAATCCACCAAGGAGCTTGATGAAACCACCAGCACACATACACCTTCAGAACGAGGCCATGGTAGACATGAACCCAAAGACACTGCAAGGGAGCAGGAGCAGAAAACACTGGAGGAGCGAATATCTAAGCTGATTTCGGAGAATACAGCTGTTGTGGAGGACAAACAGCTGGAGAATGTAAGGCCGCGGAAGACAGTTCTGTCAAAGCAGGGTAGCATCGACCTCCCCATGCCGTACACATACAAGGACTCCTTTCACTTTGACATGAGGATCAGTAAGACTCCGAATGTTGGgttacaaagaaacaggaagccTGGCTTCTACAGCTCTGTGCCCACCCAGGGCTCCTCCACCATGCAGCATGCCCCCTTAACTCGCAGCAACTCCCTTCCTTTCAGCGTTACCCTCCTGCAGCCTGAGAGGGGCAGCCCAACCTCCTCCTATCAGAGGGATTATGTAACACTTGTCCGGAGGGGAAGCTCTGGCCAGATCAATCCAACAGGTTTCGAGATCAAACCTGTGAACCAGCAGTCATCCACCCACCGCCCGCTGGTCCGACAGACAGCCGTAGACTGCAACCACGCAACAGACGGTCTCTTcgtgaattcatctgtggaggaGGCGTGCACCGGCAGTCTCAGCTGCGATGGGGATGGCGGTGACATTTGTGGAGAGCCAAGCAACAGAAAGTTCCGgaggaagaaaacacagaagttTGCCTACAACAAGTGGTACATGTACGGCGGAGGGACATTTAAGAAGCTCTACAATGCTGAGAAAGATGGTGATGACGGTGTTATCAAAGGCAGGAAATGTTCGACAAACCCAGAACATGAGGTTGTTCAGGGCTTACAAAAAAGGTCAGCAGTTCATAAGGAGATAGTGACAACAATAGACTCAACAATAAATTTCACAAGCAGCAGTGCAACAGTGTGCCATCCAGGTTGCCCTCCTGCCAAACTACCCCTCGTCTCTGCTGTGGATTTCAATCTAAAAACTAGCCAGCTTCATACATCATGCAGCTCTCTCAAGACTCCACTGCAGAGAAATCTGTCTTTGTCAGTACTGCCATTAGCTTCAATTGGATCACTGGTTAGCCACAAAACAGACAGCAGGAGCAGAGCAGAAGCAGGGACATTGATTAAGGAAGAAAAACATACTGACTCCAGCTCGCAGCTCTGTGGAGCCCATATTCCCTCCGacaggaaaaagcaaaaaactgATGACAAAATAATTTGCCCTCCGGAGATGGAACCCGACCCGAACACATTGAGTCATCCCCCTCCCTCTGTCACTGGCAATGAACCTCAGCAGGATAAAAATCTCAGTTATATCAACcttcaaaaaaatcaaaaacatactCAGCTCAAAGGAGCTCTCTTCCCGCCATGCATAATCAATGCAAATGTTAGCACCTCGACAGCCACTTCCACTCCCTCCTCTGCCAAGACCAGCTTCCTGCCCAAGTACCAGCTCAAGTTACCTAATGCTGCTGAACCTGATTCAAATCCTTCACCACATGTTGTGGATAAACCGACAGGAACTGATGGCCACACTTTCACCTCTTCTCTGTCATCTTCTCACACTGAGCAAACCTCACCCTCGGTCACaacttctgaaaaaaaaaaggacgaTCCTGTCACCTCACCGTTGATGCAGAGTTGTGAAATCAAAAAGACAAATGCTTTCAGCTCCACACAAGGGCAGCTCCTCTTGCCTTGCACAGCCACAACCCTTATTCAGGCTGAAACATCAAGACTCAATCAAAATGCGACATCTAGTCTAACTGTAGTGGACAGGCAATTTTCAGCATCCACAATAACCACAACCTGCCTGCAAGATTATCAGGCAGGATTATGCAGCACTTCAATACAACCCTCAAAATCTGCAGGGGGCTTACCCACACCTGTTGCACCCGTGGTTGTGAACTTCCCTGCCACACCTACCATAACGACAACAAACAATCAGATATCTGCTGCTGCCATTACAGCTGTCTCACAAGGTCAAACTAACCCCAACCCTCCTGTGTCTCACACACAACTCTCACCAGCATCAGACCAGTTGAGCCCTATGAACAAAGCATATGCTAGCTCAAACACCCCAATCGTACCTTGTCACATCGTACCATTTGACCAGATGCAGCCAGCTGCTCAGAATGTGTTTCATGTTCACACAGCAGACCTCCAGATCTGCCTCCAGATCATATCTGATGAGCAGCTGGCTCTCATTGAACCCCAGATTGAGAGGCAAGCAGGTAGCACTCTCTCACAGAGGTGGGAAGCAGTGGCCCCAGAAGTGATCCAGAATAAAGCTCAAAGCTCTGTCACCATGGAAAGTAGCAATGAGGGAAGGGACCATCAACGGCCAGGACATCAAAAGGAGTTGGACCAAACTGAGTCTTTACTCACACTTAACATGGAGAGAATAAAACCTCCACTGTCTGTACAATTTGGGGAGGCGGCGCCAAATCTCCACTTGACCAAGCACAGTAATTCCACTCAGGCTACAGTATCAGCTGAATCTAAGCCTCCTGAAGCACTAGGCTTGTCGCgacgcccacacacacatggtcaTGTAAACACGGTCACAGAGACTCAGAGCTCTACGGGCAATGTTATGTCAACTGCACTCAAAGGTGTAAAGTCAGGAAGGAGACAAGCTTCAGATGAGGAACATGCCCTTTCTCTGAACCGTTGTGCTGAGGAGCAACTTTTGCTGGACAGAAGGGTCAGCCAAGGCGGACTGGTCTCTCAAACACTCTCTGGCCAACACAAGCTCAGCATGACCTCTCTTTCTCCTAGCACAGTAAATCAGAATAGCACGAGAAGTGAAATACTAGGCAAAGAAAGCCAACACAAACTTAAAAATCAAGGAGCCTCATGTAATGTAGGCACAATGAAAGCCAAGGGTGAAGCCTCTGCATACAAAAGCAGCAGGTTAAAAAGTGGAGAAGCCCACCCTCCTCTGAAGGTTGGGCTCGATCAGGCCTCTGTTGCTGCATGTGCTGACGAACTCTCTGGGTcagtttcttcattttcaaTCAATAAATACAATGCTTCAAGACAGTTGTGCCCACAAGCATCCATCTACTGCAGTAATTCAGTGGAATCTAAATTACCAGAGGCCCTGAATTcatttaaacatgcaaacatgggATGTGACAGGGTGGGACCTTTGGACAATTCTGCCCTTTCACAGGAAATGACTCTAAGTGAATCACAGGACGTGATCAGCTCAGCCCACTCAGCAAAACTAGGTCTGTTTACTTCAGCGTCTCCTAACATCCAGGTGGAAAGACCCAAAGACATCCCAGCTGTGCTCACAAGCATTCAGAGCACTACTGCGG GACTTATGGTCGGAGCCTCCCTTGTGGGATGTGCAGCCCAGAAGAAGCCACAGAAAGGGGATACAGACTGGAGGCCAAAGCACAGCCAAGAGGCTGGAGAGACAAACCACCAATGCATGGAGGGGCAGGGTGGAGGGGTAGTGGGAGTGGATAAGAATGGAGGAATCAAGACAGACGAGGTGCCAGGACATCGGTGCAAGGCCGAGTCTAACTGCAGATACACATGTTTACAAGATATGACAAAGCCAGAG agagaagacaaaaagGTCCAGGTGGATTCCTTTAAAACCCCTTGGCTATCTGAGCAGCATCTTCAGCATATTCCCCAGACATACTCAGGAATGTCTGAATACCCTCCACAGAGCACTCAGCAAGTTCCAAGGATGTCAAATAACCTTACTTTACCTGCCAGAAGCAGTCAGACTTGCCTTTTCAATTCTCCACAGTCCTCATTGGACATGAACAACTTCTATTTCTCACAACAAAACTGGGAAAGCAGCATCATCCATAACCAACAAACACAGATCTTGTGTGAATCAAATTCAAGTCAACATATCAAAGCACAGGCCCAATTAACAGaagcacaaaatgttttttcacgAATTGAGTCCAGCCCTCAAGAAactcaaacattttcacaccaGGACCAAAAGCAAGAACAAAAGCAGACCAGCATCACTCTGTCCTTTCAGCAAGGAAATACTACTGCAGGTAACAACATCACAGCAGTAAGCTGTTGTACCAAGTTAACATTAGGAAGTCACAAAAGCCTAAGTCTCCCCCCCGATGTCAAAACACCATCCTCCGCATGCCCCAGCCAAGTTTCTCATTCTGTTCAAGTCAGTAAAGCTACTGCTGGTTTGACAGGGGACACCGAAGCATCAAACAACAATGTGCTGGATAATAATACTGTGCTGCCCTCAAAGCCTTTTACATACCAAGGACCTGATGATTATCAAGACACCAAGGATAACGCACCATATGACTTCACGAGTCAGAGCAGTACCTCTGGGAGACCTGACATTACCAACAAATATCAATCTTTTTTCTTGGCTGGCCAGCTTCATGGCTGCCAGCCAGCCGAGTGTCTGACTAGTGGAGTAAGGCCTGTGCAAAGCTGCCAGGACAACACAGAAGACACCAGCAGTAGTGACGATGAAGGAAAGCTTATCATTGAACTGTAG